Genomic segment of Actinomycetota bacterium:
CGCCGGCTCGCACCTGCGGCTTGGCAGCCAGCTGGAGTCGCGCCGTCTTCGCTTCGGCGAACGCCGACTCCACACCGCCGCCGTCCTCGGCCACGACCAGATCCCGGAGCGCCTCCAGGCGCTCGACGTACAGGTCGATGGCTCGACCGATCGCCGCCCCGTTCGCCAGGAGGATGTCGCTCCATAGGTGGGGGTTCGACGCTGCGAGACGCGTGAGGTCACGGAACCCTCCCGCCGCGAGCAGCAGGATCTCTGGCTCGCCGGCCTCTTCGCGCGCGGCCAGTCCCATGAGCGCCGTGGACGCTACTTGGGGCAGGTGGCTGACCATGGCGACGAGTCGGTCGTGCCGCTCGGCGTCCATCCGGATCGGACGGGCGCCGACGCGCGACACCCAGCCCTCGAGTCGCGCTAGGGAGGCGTCGTCGCTCGGCTCGGCGGGGGTCAAGACCCACACGACCCCGTCGAGAACCGACGGCGATGCGTGATCCGGCCCAGATCGTTCGGAACCGCCCATCGGGTGCCCGCCCACGTACCGGCGCAGCCCGTCAACCCGTACGCGCGACTCGACCTCCACCATTACGTGAGACTTCACACTCGCAACGTCGGTCACCACGGCGTCCGGTGCCAGGCCGAGAGCCTCGACCACGAGTCCACCGACAACGGGTATCGGTGTGCACACGAACACGATGGTGGCGCCTCGAACGCATTCATCGAGATCGGTCGCCGGCGTGAGGCCGGCCCGCTCCACGGCCCTCGACAGCGCGTCGGGATCGGCGTCGAAGCCCCGCACCTGATCGCCCGCCCGAGCTCCCGCCATCGCGATCGACGTGCCGATCAGGCCCGTGCCGATCACCGCGACCCGCTCTGCCGACCTCATCGCGCCCTCACCCCAGGTCATCGCGGAGCGACTCAGCGCCGTCGAGGTAGGGGTGCACCACCTCGCGCTGAGCTCGGTCGGTGTGGAAGTGCATCAGGACGCGGACGACCCTCGGCATCGCGCCAGCGACCGGGATCTCTTGCGCGCACATCAGCGGAACGCGTCCCAGCCCGAGACGTCGGGCAGCCTCGGCCGGGAACGCGGAGCGAAGGTCCTCCGTCGCTGTGAAGAAGACGCTGACGATGTCGTCGGCTTCGACGGCGTTGCGATCGAGCATCGCGCTCAGAAGACGCCCCGTCGCCGACAACACGTCATCGGCCGTGTCGTCGTTCACCCGGATCGCGCCCCGGGCGGCCCGAACGCTCATCGCTGTCCTTCCGTCTCTTTGGCCGTCCCCGCCGCGGGGCGTAACGCTACAGGCCGGCGACGCGGTACAAGCCGCGAACCTCCTCCGCCGTCAGGTCTCGAACCTCACCGGGCTTGAGCTTCCCGAGCCTGATCGGTCCCAGCCGAGTTCGGACCAGCCGGCGCACGGGAAGGCCGACGGCATCGAGCATTCGGCGCACCTCCCGTTTCCGCCCCTCGGTCATGACGAGGCGGATCGCGCCGCGGTCACCGCTGTGCCCGACGCTCTGCGCCACGACGGCACGCGCGACACCATCCTGGAGCTGCACCCCCCGGCGCAGCCGGGCGACGTGCCGTTCGGTGACCGTCCCCTCGACCTCCGCGAGGTACTCCTTCTCCACTCCGTGACGGGGGTGCGCAAGCCGATGGGCCAGCTCGCCGTCGTTCGTCAGGAGCAACAACCCCTCGGTGTCTCGGTCGAGCCGCCCCACGGCGAACACGCGCGAACCGCTCGGTAGGTAACGGCGAAGGTCTCGTTCGGCGTGGGCGTCTCTCATCGTGGTGGTGACGCCGTGGGGCTTGTGGAAGGCGAGGTACCGCAGCCCCGGATCCACGCTGATGCGCTGTCCGTCGACGTGAACCTCGTCTCGTTCGGCGTCGACACGGTCGCCCAGGCGAGCGGTCCGGCCGTTGACGGTCACGCGACCGCCCGCGATCAGCTCCTCCGAAGCGCGTCGAGAGCCATATCCCGCCCGCGCCAGCGCGCGCTGGAGGCGTTCAACCGGCATGGTTCGTTCAGTCGGTCGAGGACTCCGCGCCGTCGTCCTGCGTCACGTCGCCGTCGCCGTCGTCTTCACCGAGGGACGCGCGAAGGGTACCGTCGCCGTTCCCGAGCAGTGGCGCGAGTGGTGGCAACCCCGACAGAGAGGGCAAGCCGATCCGCTCCAGGAACTCCGGCGTGGTGCCGAACAGCACGGGCCGGCCGGGCTTCTCGTCACGTCCGGCCTCGGCGACGAGGCCGCGGTCGGAAAGGGCGCGGAGAACACCGTCAGAGTTCACGCCGCGGATCGACGAGACCTGGTGGCGGGTCACCGGCTGCTTGTACGCGACGATGGCCAGCGTCTCGAGCATCGCCTTCGTGAGCCGAGCGTGGCGCGTCGAGACGACGTAGCGTTCGATGACGGCCGCGGCGTCCGGATGCGTGGCCAACTGCCACCCTCCCGCGACATTGCGAAGGACGATGCCGGCATCGCGCTCCTCGTACCGTCGCGCGAGCTCCTCACAGAGCTCCTCGGCGTCGCGTCGTTCGATCTCGAGCGCGTCAGCGATGGCGACGGCCGTTACCGGCTCGTCGGAGACGAACAACAACGCCTCCAGCCGTCGCAGCGGCTCGGTGCGGTCATCGGGCATGCAGTCGTTCCCCCTCCCAGCTGACGACGATCTCACCGAACGTCTGCGCCTGCGCGAGATCCACCTTCCCCTCTCGATACAAGTCGAGCAGCGCCAGGAACCGAACGACGACCTGGATCCGCTCCTCGCAGTCGGCGACCAGATCCCGGAAGGAAGCCTGCCCGAGCTCGCCGAGACGCGAACGCACCGCGTCGAGCGCCTCCGCCATCGTGTAGCGGATCGGTGTGACGTGCCCGAGGTCAAGGAGCGGCGGCGGGCGCAGGACGATGGCGGCGGCCTGCGCCAGGTCGTCGGGCGTGACGCGCTCCAGAACGTCGGGATACAGGTGTGCGAACTCCGGAGGGGGGCCCGCTTCGCGCCTGAACAGCCTGGCCTCCTCCTCGGCGCGGCGTTGCACTTCCGCGGCGACGCGACGAAATGCGGCGAGCTCGAGTGAACGCGCGTACACGAGGTCCGGCGAGATCCCGATCATGTCCTCCTCGTCGAGGACCTCGTGCCGCGGCATCAGCCGGCCCACCTTCAGCTCGAGGAGCACGGCGGATGCGGCGAGGAACCACGTCGCCTCCTCCAAGTCCCACCCCTCGGTGTCCTTGGCGCGTTCGAGGAACCGGTCGGTGACCGTGGCGATCGACACGTCGCACACGTCGATCTTGTGATCGAGGATCAGCTCCGCCAGGAGCCGGAACGGTCCGCTGAAAACGGGGAGTTCGACCGCGAACGTGCTCTCCGCGACGGGGGGCTCGCTCATCTCGTAATCATCCGCTCGCTCCGCTCGCTAGGCGAGGTTCATCGCCGTGCGAACGGCCTTCATCGTCTCCTCGACCACGGGTCCCACCTTCTCGCGTCCTTCGGCCAGGATCTTCTCGGCGACCCCAGGCGTGCGCTCGAGCTCTTCGCGACGATCTCGAAACGGCGCGTAGTACGCGACGATGCGGTCTGCCAGGTTCGTCTTGCAGTCGACGCATGGCAACGCGCCGGTGCTGCAGTTCTCGCGCGTCCACTCGTAGATGTCCTGCGAGAAGAGCCGGTGCAGCGCGAAGATCGGACAGATGTCCGGCCGTCCGGGATCGCCGAGACGCACTTTCATCGGATCGGTGATGAAGCTTCGGACCTTTCGCCGGATCGTCGCCTCGTCGTCGCGCACATCGATCGTGTTGTCGAGCGACTTGCTCATCTTGCGGCCGTCCGATCCCGGGACCGAAGGGGCGTTCGAAAGCAGCGCCCGCGGCTCGACCAGCACGTCTCCGTAGTGACGGTTGAACCGGCGAACGAGCTCGCGCGTGAGCTCCACGTGCGAGACCTGATCCTCCCCGACCGGGATGAGCTCGCCCTTCACGATCGTGATGTCGACGGTCTGCAACACCGGGTAGCCGAGCAAGCCGAAGTTCGCCACATCGCGTTCGGCCATGTCGCGGAGGCGTTCCTTGTACGTTGGGACTCGCTCGAGCCAGCCGAGCGGCGTGATCATCCCGAGCAGGAGCGTCAGCTCGGCGACCTCCTTGACGTCGGATTGGCGATAGAAGGTGACGCGGTTCGGGTCGACGCCGGCGGCGACCAGATCGAGCGCCAACGTGCGGACGTTCTCTGGCAGTTCCTCCGTCCGGTCGTAGTGCGTCGTCAGCATGTGCCAGTCCGCCAGGAAGTAGAACGCCTCATGGTCTTCCTGCAGACGGACGAGGTTCATCACGTTGCCAAACCAGTGACCGATGTGCATCGGTCCGGTGGGGCGGAACCCCGTCAGCACTCGCCCCTTCGCGTCGGGCGGCGCGATGGCGTGGTGATCGCGGCGAGCGCTGCTCCGAGAGGACGTCACGATGCGGCCGATGATAACGCCGAGGGTCCGCCGTCTCGGGACGTCACACGACGCAGTCGGTGCCCGCGGCGAGATTGCAGGCGATGTTGCCGAACGCGGCGGCAATGGAACGAAACGGCCCCGACAGCACGAAGAAGATCACCAACACGAACAGGACGAGGTACTGCTCGAGGTTGAGGAACACCTCGCGTGCGCGAGGCGACAGGAACGGCGCCAGCAGCCTGGAGCCATCGAAGCCGGGGATCGGCATCAACTGGAAGCCGAACATGTACGCGTTCACGATCACCCACGCGAACGCGAAGAGCTGGAGCTCACCAGACGCGCCGAGCCGGATGGGGATGCCACCCACGAAGATCAGGACGACGTTCGCGACCAGGCCCGCCGACGCGATCAGCAGCGTGTCCCGCCGGTGCTGGCGCAGATAGGAGGCGTCACGCGGGAGCGGTTTAGCGTACGCGAAGATCGGCAGCAGGAACGCTCCGCGAGCCGCGATGAGGATCAGCCCCAGGATCGGAAGGATCACCGACCCGAACGGGTCGATCAGCGGTCGCGGATTGAACGTCAGTCTCCCCCACCGACGTGGCGTGGGATCCCCCAGCCGCACCGCGACGAACGCGTGCGCGTACTCGTGCAGCACGAGTGCCGGGACGAGCGAGATCGCCAGGTAGAGCGCGAACCTGAGGTTCTCGAGATCCATCGCTCTAGTCTCCGTACCAGCTGAACACGAGCGGCGGCACGTCGACCGGTTCGTCACCAATGGTGATCGCGGCCGCGATCCGTGTGAGGCAGGTCTCCGCGTCCTCTTCGCTCCGCGCGTGCACCGACCCCAGCGGCTGTCCGCTCTCGACGCGGTCACCGATCTTGGGCCGGAACACGATACCGACGGCAGGATCGATCGGATCGCCCTTTCGCTTCCGCCCCGCACCGAGGTCGGCGCTGGCGCGGCCCAACGATTCCGCGTCCACGGTGGTGAGATAGCCGTCGCGCTCAGCCAGGATCAGCGTGACGACCGGAGCTCGAGGCAGAACGGCTTCCGGCTCGTCAACGACGGCCGCTTCGCCGCCCTGCGAATCGATCATCTTCCGGAACGACTCGAGCGCTTCACCTGAATCGATCGCCTTGGCGGCTCGTGCGCGCCCCTCTCCCATGGCGATCCCCGTCAACCTGCTGAGCGCCTCGCCGGCGAACATCACCGCGGCGTCGCGAAGCCGTCCGTGCATCTCGCCTCGGAGGAGCGCCACCGCCTCCTGGATGTCGAGCGCGTTGCCGATCGCGTCGCCGAGCGGCTGCGACATGTCGGTCACTGCGCACCGCGTTCGGTGGCCCCAGTCGGTCGCGAGCTTCGCGCACGCCTTCGCCAGCGCCGTTGCGTCCTCGGGCGTCTTCATGAATGTGCCGCTCCCCGCCTTCACGTCGAGCAGGATCAGGTCGGTTCCCACGGCGAGCTTCTTGGACATGACGCTTGCGGCGATCAGCGGGATCGACGGCACCGTTGCCGTCACGTCGCGAAGGGCGTACAGCGCCCCGTCGGCAGGAACCACGTCCGCGGTCTGCGCCGCCACCGCGCACCCGATCTGTTCGACCTGGCGCTCGAACGCGTCCGGCTCGAGATCCGTTCGGAATCCCGGTATCGCCTCGAGCTTGTCGAGCGTTCCGCCCGTGTGCCCGAGACCTCGGCCGGACAGCTTGGCCACGGCGAGACCGAGTGAGGCCGCGAGCGGGGCGAACAGCAGCGTCACGCCGTCCGCGACGCCACCGGTCGAGTGCTTGTCGACCTTCGGGCGCGTGACCCCTTCGAGCGGGATCGTTCGCCCGGAATCGACCATCGCCCGGGTCAGCGCCAGCGTCTCGGCGTCGTCGAGCCCGTTGACGAAGGCCGCCATCAGGAACGCCGACGCCTGGTAGTCGGGGATCTCTCCCCGGGCGTATCCGAGGATGAACGCCCGCAGGTCGTCCGGGTCCAGGCGGCCGCCATCACGCTTGACCTCGAGGACACGGCGCGGATCCGTGATGCTCACGTTCTCCGTCGCCCACCTCTCCAGGAAGCCTGATACCAACCCTCAGGTCGAGGTCGATAGACGGACCTGCGTGCCCAGGCGACCCTCGAGCTCACCTCAAGACTCGACTTCCAATCGTCAGAACCCCATCTGCCGGGCGAAGCTCGTCCCCTCGAGGTCCCACGGCACCCCCAGGAGTTCCGCGGCCGTCGCACCGAGGTCTGCGAAGGACTCTCGGGCGCCGACGTCGTGCGGCCCACCCGGGACGCCTGCCGCGAGGAGGGGCGTCCGCTCTCGTGAGTGGTCCGTCGAGGGCGTCGTGGGGTCGCAGCCGTGGTCGCCGGTGAGCAACAACACACCGCCTTCGAGCGCATCGACGACCTCGGGCAAGCGACGGTCGAGAGCCTCTACGGCGTGCGCGTATCCATCGGGGTCGTTCCGATGGCCGTATTTGCTGTCGAAGTCCACCAGGTTCGCCATGACGAGCGCCGGCGCCGGCCGTCGCAGATATCGGATCGTCAGATCGACGCCGTGATCGTTCGAGTCCGAATACACGGCCTCGGTAAGCCCCTGCCCCACGAAGATGTCTTGGATCTTGCCCACGCCATACACCGAGACGTCGTTGTCGCGGCACCGCTCGAGGAGCGTCGGTCCCGGTGGCGGCACCGAGAAGTCGCGGCGCTCGGGTCGCCGGACGAACGCTCCCGGCTCACCGGTGAACGGGCGCGCGATGACCCGACCGACGTTGTGTGGGCCGGTCAGCAGACGCCGCGCCACGCGGCACCACTCGTACAGCTGTTGCAGGCTGACGACGTCGGTGTGTGCTGCGATCTGGAAGACCGAGTCTCCGCTCGTGTACACGATGGGGCGACCGGTTCGAAGGTGTTCCTCACCCAGTCGGTCGATGATCTCTGTCCCCGATGCCGGGAAATTGCCGAGGACCTCACGTCCGATCTGGCGCTCGAACGGCTCGATCACCTCCGGCGGGAACCCGTCGGGATACAGGGGGAACGCTGTGTCGAGGACGATGCCCGACATCTCCCAGTGACCGGTCGTCGTGTCCTTGCCGGCGGAGCGCTCGGTGAGCCGACCGTGCGCCGTACCGGCCTCGGCGCCCGGTTCCATACCGACGATGTCGGTGAGCATTCCCAGCCCGAGACTTCCAAGGTTCGGCGCGACGATGCCGCCGACCGCCTTGGCGGTGTTGCCGAGTGTGTCCGACCCCTCGTCGCCGTACGCTTCGGCGTCTGGCGCGTCTCCCACGCCGAACGAATCGCACACGACGATCAGGACGCGGGGGACGAGCCGCGCCGACTCGGGAGTGGTCAGCGGCCCTCGCCCTTCTGCTTGCAGTCGATGCACAGGATCGCCCACGGCAGCGCCTCGAGCCGTTCGATCCCGATGGGGTTCCCGCACCGCTCGCACGTCCCGTACGTGCCGAGCTCCATCTTGGTGAGAGCGCGGTCGACCCACCGAAGATTGGAGCGGAGGGCCTTCATCACCGACAACAACCGCGCGCGCTCGGCCGTGCTGTGCGCGCTGTCGGCGAATCCACGCTCGACGTCGATCGCTGCGTCGTCGGAGTCGGGATCGCCCCCCTGCTCGACGATCTCCTTGCGCAGGTTCTCTCGCTGCTGCTCGAGCTCAGCGCGGAGCTCCGCCAGCTTCGACGGCTCCAACACGGTTTCCCCCTCCCTTCACGCTCCGCCCGCTCGACCGCGCTCGGGGGTGCGAGCTGAAGTACACCTCTCGCAGGTGCTCTTTCGATACCAGCGTATAGACCTGCGTGGTGGCAACGCTCGCGTGTCCCAAGAGCTCCTGCACGACGCGCACGTCCGCGCCGCCCTCGAGCAGATGCGTGGCGAACGAGTGCCGGAGCGTGTGCGGGCTCACGCGCGCTTGGATCCTCGCCGCCGCGGCGTGTCGTTCGAGGATTCCGGTGCATCCCTGTCGCGTGAGTCGGCCCCCTCGGAGGTTCAGGAACAGGGCCGACCGCGAGCGTGCCGTCGCGATCTCGGGGCGCACGCGTGTGAGGTAGGCGGCGATCGCGTCCCGCGCGTACCGGCCGAGCGGAACGTCCCGTTCCTTGCTCCCCTTCCCGAGAACGCGAACGCGACCCTCCTCCAGGTCCACGTCGTCGACGTCCAGACCAACCAGCTCTGAGACGCGCAGCCCCGCGCCGTACAGCGTCTCGAGGACCGCTCGGTCGCGGAGGCCCTGCACAGTGGAAGGACCTGGCTGCGCCAGGATCTTCCCCACGTCCTCGACTGACAGCGGTCTGGGAAGGCGCCGCGGGAGCCTTGGGCGGATGACGCCGGCGGTCGGGTCGACGTCGGCCTCACCCTCGCGCATCAGGAATCGGTGGAACGCTCGGATCGACGACAGCGCACGCACCACCGACGTCGCACGGTACGGCACGCCGTCTCCGTGGGTCGACGACGACACTCCCGCGATGTGCGCCGTTACGTTCCGCGCCGTGACCGCCGTCGCGTCGCGGACGCGACGGCGCCGCAGGAACTCCGCGTACCTGGCCAGGTCCCGCCGGTATGCCGCGATCGTATGGCGCGACAGACCGCGTTCGACCGTCAAATGATCGAGGAACCGCTCAATCTGAGACGAAACATCCTCACGCACGGAGCGGCTCCGCGCTCAGCCGACGCCTGCGTCCGCGAGCGGGGTGTACGCAACGCCGTGCGCCTCGGCGACAGCGTCGCTGGTGAGCGCGCCGGCGTACGCGTTGACGCCGAGGGCCAGCGCGGGATCCTCGCGCACGGCCTGCTCCAGACCCTTCGTCGCAACGTCGATCGCGTACGGCAGCGTCACGTTCGTCAGCGCGTAGGTCGATGTGTTCGGGACGGCTCCGGGCATGTTGCCGACGCAATAGTGGACCACGCCGTGCACGACGTAGGTGGGATCCGAATGCGTCGTCATGCGCGCCGTCTCGATACACCCGCCCTGGTCGATCGCGACGTCGATCACCACGGACCCCGCGCGCATCGACGCGACCATCTCCTCCGACACGAGCTTCGGCGCGCGCGCACCGGGGATGAGCACCGCCCCGATCACGACGTCGGCGTCCCGAACCCGCTGCTCCAGGGTGAGCTGGTCCGACATCAGCGTCGTGATGCGGCCGCGATGGATCGTGTCGACGAAACGGAGCTTGTCGAGGTTCTTGTCGACGACGAGGACCTCGGCCTCCATACCGGCGGCGATCACCGCGGCGTTCGAGCCGGCCATGCCGGCGCCGAGCACGAGCACTCGCGCCGGACGAACGCCGGAGACGCCCCCCATGAGCACGCCCCGACCGCCGTACTCCTTCTCGAGCAATCTCGCCGCCACGTGCGGCGCCATCCGGCCGGCGATCTCGCTCATCGGAGCGAGGAGCGGAAGCCGTCCGTCGGGCAGCTGCACGGTCTCGTACGCCACGGCAGAGACCTTCCGCTCGAGCAGCGTCTTCGTGAGCTCCGCGCTGGCGGCCAGGTGGAGGTAGGTGAACAGGATCTGACCCTCGCGGAGGCGTGGGTACTCCTCCGGAATCGGCTCCTTGACCTTGAGGATCATGTCGGAGCTCGACCACAGCTCGTCGGCGCCGCCGACGACGTCGGCTCCGGCGCGTTCGTATCGCTGCTGCGGGACGGCGGAGCCCTCGCCGGCGCCATCCTCGATCAGGACGTCGTGCCCCGCGCGCGTGAGCTCCCTCGCGCCCTCCGGCGTGAGCGCGACGCGGTACTCGTTGTCCTTCAGCTCCTTGGGGACCCCGACGATCACGACGGCCCTTTCGCGGAGATGGAAGCGGTTGCGCCCTCCGGCAAAGCCTACCCGGCGTCTCGGCCCGGCTCCACGGCGAACAGCTGCCACACGCTGGGCACACCCTTCAACGAGTGCTCACCCCGATCGGTGAACGCGATCCCCGATCCGGCGACGAGATCGACGACCGTCCTGGAAACGAGCACCTCACCAGGAGCCGCAAGCGCGGCGACGCGCGATCCGATGTGGACGGCGATCCCGCGCACGTTGGCGTCGGCGACCTCCACTTCGCCTGTGTGAACGCCCGCGCGGACGTCGAGGCCGAGCTCGTGTACCGCGTCGACGACGGACGACGCACATCTCACCGCTCGGGCCGGTCCGTCGAACGTCGCCAGGAACCCGTCGCCCGCGGTATCGACCTCACGTCCGCGCCACCGGTCGAGCTGGCGTCGGATGGCCTCGTCGTGGCGATCGACGAGCTGCTTCCACGCACGGTCACCGATCTCGGCGGCGCGTGCGGTCGACCCGGCGATGTCGGTGAACAGCACGGTCGTGAGCACTCGGTCGGGCTCGGGCCCGCGGCGGGTCCCGGTCAGGAAGCCCTCGACCTCGTCCGCGATCGCGTCGGCGTTGCCGGTCCACATCAGGTGGTCGCGTCCCGGTAGCTCGACGAGGCGAGCACCCCGGATCCGCGACGCGATGTACCGTCCTTCCTCGACGTTCACGTCGAGATCGTGCGACCGGTAGACGAGCAGCGTCGGCACGCGGATCGCCGGCAAGACGTCTCGTACGTCGATCATGGAGTTCATCCGCAGGAGCCCCGCCCCGGCTTTCGGGCTCGCCGACGCGCGGAGGTAGCGGGTCAGCCACGCCACGAACCTCGCGTCGTCGGCCCTGCTCGGCGCGAGCGTCCGTACGACGTCGGGGTCCGCCCACGAGCGCTCCGTGTCCTCGATCTCGCGAATGCGCTCGTCCCACGCCGGAGCCCACGGGTAGTCGTCGGATCGGATGCGCTTGGCGTAGCACCCCACCAAGACGAGCGCGGACGCTCGGTCGGGATACGTCGCCGCGAACAGGATGCACATGTTGCCGCCCTCGGAGTGGCCGAGCAACGCGGCGCGCTCGGATCCGGCGGCGTCCATCACCGCGCGGACGTCGTCCATGCGCTGCTCCAGGGTGGGCAGCTGGTCGAACGGCACCGGGTCGGAGAGTCCAGTCCCGCGCTTGTCGAACAGGATCAGTCTCGAGAACGAAGCGAACCGCTCGAGGAGTCCCGCGTACGACGGCTCCTCCCACATCAGATCGAGGTTCGAGACCCACCCCGGGACGTAGACGAGATCGAACGGTCCGTCTCCGACGACCTGGTAGGCGATGTTGAGCTCGCCGCTTCGGGCGTAGCGGGTGGCGGGATGGATCATGACGTGTCCAGTCTGCGCGCGGTCAGGACGAGCGCGAGCGCGGTCTTCGCGTCGCGGATGCGGCCGGCGCGTGCCGCCGCCGCCATCTCCGCGAACCGCGTGCGGACGAGCTGGATTCCCTCCTCCGGCATGGCCTCGGGCTCGGCGAACGTCCTGGCCCAGAACAGGTGGATGAACTCGTCGGAGTAGCCCGCCGACGTGTAGATGCCCCCGATGAACTCCATCGACTCGTGTCGATATCCCGTCTCCTCGAACAGCTCACGCGCCGCGCACGCGAGCGCGTCCTCACCGCTGGTGTCGAGCAGCCCGGCGGGGATCTCCACGAGCTCCTGCCGGATCGCCGGCCGAAACTGTCGAACGAGGAGCACGTCGCCGTCGGGCGTCACCGGTACGACCGCGGCTGCACCCCTGTGGCGAACGACGTCGTACTCGCCATTCGGCCAGCGCTCCTGGACGAGCGCGAAGATCGAACCGTCGTAGACGGTCTCCGCCGACATCGGCTCTTGGCGCGAGGTGTCGTCGGTCATCGCCGCGTCGACGGCGGACGCCGCATCGTCGTGCTAACGGCGGACGACCAGCGGGGGTTCCGCCACAGGTCCGGAGCGCGCTAGTTTCAACGCGGCGCCGATGAAGTCGCGGAACAACGGGTGCGGCCTCGTCGGCCGCGAGCGGAGCTCGGGGTGGAACTGCCCGGCCATGAAGAACGGGTGGTCCTCGAGCTCGATGATCTCGACGAGTCGCCCATCGGGCGACATGCCGGAGAACACGAGACCCTTCTCCGACAACGCCTCGTGGTACGCGGGATTCACCTCGTACCGGTGACGGTGCCGCTCGTACACGACGGGTTCGCCGTACACCTCGGCAGCCTTGCTGCCCGGAGTCACGTGGCACGGCTGCGCGCCGAGGCGCATCGACCCGCCGAGATCCGTAACGTTCTTCTGCTCCGGCAGCAGGTCGATCACCGGGTGCGGAGTGGCCGGATCGAACTCGGAGGAGTTCGCTGCGTCGAGCCCGCAAACGTTGCGGGCGAACTCGATCACCGCACACTGCAGGCCGAGGCACAGACCGAGGTACGGGACGCCGTTCTCGCGCGCGTAACGGATCGCGTCGAGCTTGCCCTCCACACCACGCCATCCGAATCCGCCCGGGACGACGATCCCATGGATCCCCTCGAAGATCTCGCGCATGTCGCCGCCCTCGAGGTCGTCCGACGAGATCCACTCGATCTCGATGTGTGCGCCGTGGTGGAACCCACCGTGCTTGAGCGCTTCGATCACCGACAGGTAGGCGTCGCGAAGGTTCACGTACTTGCCAACGATCGCGATCCGAACGGGTTCGGACGCGGCGTCGATACGGTGGACGAGGTCGCGCCACTCGTTCAGGTTGGGTTCGGCGTCGATCCGCAAGTGATGCGCGAGCTCACGGTCGAGCTCTTCGTCGTGCAACACGAGCGGCACGCGATAGATCGAGTCCGAATCTGGCGCGGACACGACGCCGGAGATCGGCACGTCGCACAGCAGGCTGACCTTCTCCTTGAGGTGCCGACCGATCACTCGGTCCGAACGGCACACGATCGCGTCCGG
This window contains:
- a CDS encoding phosphopentomutase, which produces MGDPVHRLQAEGRGPLTTPESARLVPRVLIVVCDSFGVGDAPDAEAYGDEGSDTLGNTAKAVGGIVAPNLGSLGLGMLTDIVGMEPGAEAGTAHGRLTERSAGKDTTTGHWEMSGIVLDTAFPLYPDGFPPEVIEPFERQIGREVLGNFPASGTEIIDRLGEEHLRTGRPIVYTSGDSVFQIAAHTDVVSLQQLYEWCRVARRLLTGPHNVGRVIARPFTGEPGAFVRRPERRDFSVPPPGPTLLERCRDNDVSVYGVGKIQDIFVGQGLTEAVYSDSNDHGVDLTIRYLRRPAPALVMANLVDFDSKYGHRNDPDGYAHAVEALDRRLPEVVDALEGGVLLLTGDHGCDPTTPSTDHSRERTPLLAAGVPGGPHDVGARESFADLGATAAELLGVPWDLEGTSFARQMGF
- a CDS encoding NUDIX hydrolase, whose amino-acid sequence is MTDDTSRQEPMSAETVYDGSIFALVQERWPNGEYDVVRHRGAAAVVPVTPDGDVLLVRQFRPAIRQELVEIPAGLLDTSGEDALACAARELFEETGYRHESMEFIGGIYTSAGYSDEFIHLFWARTFAEPEAMPEEGIQLVRTRFAEMAAAARAGRIRDAKTALALVLTARRLDTS
- the xerD gene encoding site-specific tyrosine recombinase XerD; the encoded protein is MREDVSSQIERFLDHLTVERGLSRHTIAAYRRDLARYAEFLRRRRVRDATAVTARNVTAHIAGVSSSTHGDGVPYRATSVVRALSSIRAFHRFLMREGEADVDPTAGVIRPRLPRRLPRPLSVEDVGKILAQPGPSTVQGLRDRAVLETLYGAGLRVSELVGLDVDDVDLEEGRVRVLGKGSKERDVPLGRYARDAIAAYLTRVRPEIATARSRSALFLNLRGGRLTRQGCTGILERHAAAARIQARVSPHTLRHSFATHLLEGGADVRVVQELLGHASVATTQVYTLVSKEHLREVYFSSHPRARSSGRSVKGGGNRVGAVEAGGAPR
- the ald gene encoding alanine dehydrogenase; protein product: MIVGVPKELKDNEYRVALTPEGARELTRAGHDVLIEDGAGEGSAVPQQRYERAGADVVGGADELWSSSDMILKVKEPIPEEYPRLREGQILFTYLHLAASAELTKTLLERKVSAVAYETVQLPDGRLPLLAPMSEIAGRMAPHVAARLLEKEYGGRGVLMGGVSGVRPARVLVLGAGMAGSNAAVIAAGMEAEVLVVDKNLDKLRFVDTIHRGRITTLMSDQLTLEQRVRDADVVIGAVLIPGARAPKLVSEEMVASMRAGSVVIDVAIDQGGCIETARMTTHSDPTYVVHGVVHYCVGNMPGAVPNTSTYALTNVTLPYAIDVATKGLEQAVREDPALALGVNAYAGALTSDAVAEAHGVAYTPLADAGVG
- a CDS encoding TraR/DksA family transcriptional regulator, encoding MLEPSKLAELRAELEQQRENLRKEIVEQGGDPDSDDAAIDVERGFADSAHSTAERARLLSVMKALRSNLRWVDRALTKMELGTYGTCERCGNPIGIERLEALPWAILCIDCKQKGEGR
- a CDS encoding adenylate/guanylate cyclase domain-containing protein gives rise to the protein MIHPATRYARSGELNIAYQVVGDGPFDLVYVPGWVSNLDLMWEEPSYAGLLERFASFSRLILFDKRGTGLSDPVPFDQLPTLEQRMDDVRAVMDAAGSERAALLGHSEGGNMCILFAATYPDRASALVLVGCYAKRIRSDDYPWAPAWDERIREIEDTERSWADPDVVRTLAPSRADDARFVAWLTRYLRASASPKAGAGLLRMNSMIDVRDVLPAIRVPTLLVYRSHDLDVNVEEGRYIASRIRGARLVELPGRDHLMWTGNADAIADEVEGFLTGTRRGPEPDRVLTTVLFTDIAGSTARAAEIGDRAWKQLVDRHDEAIRRQLDRWRGREVDTAGDGFLATFDGPARAVRCASSVVDAVHELGLDVRAGVHTGEVEVADANVRGIAVHIGSRVAALAAPGEVLVSRTVVDLVAGSGIAFTDRGEHSLKGVPSVWQLFAVEPGRDAG
- a CDS encoding CTP synthase — encoded protein: MQTPLGKPPGKKDPKFIFVTGGVASGLGKGITTASLGRLFRSRGLRVALQKLDPYVNVDPGTMNPFEHGEVFVLDDGAETDLDLGHYERFTGENLHRGSNVTTGAVYSAVIQKERRGDYLGKTVQVIPHITDEIKERIRNHAAAENADVVIVEVGGTVGDIESLPFLEAIRQLRNEVGRDRCAFVHVSLMPFIGPSGELKTKPTQHSVKELRSIGLQPDAIVCRSDRVIGRHLKEKVSLLCDVPISGVVSAPDSDSIYRVPLVLHDEELDRELAHHLRIDAEPNLNEWRDLVHRIDAASEPVRIAIVGKYVNLRDAYLSVIEALKHGGFHHGAHIEIEWISSDDLEGGDMREIFEGIHGIVVPGGFGWRGVEGKLDAIRYARENGVPYLGLCLGLQCAVIEFARNVCGLDAANSSEFDPATPHPVIDLLPEQKNVTDLGGSMRLGAQPCHVTPGSKAAEVYGEPVVYERHRHRYEVNPAYHEALSEKGLVFSGMSPDGRLVEIIELEDHPFFMAGQFHPELRSRPTRPHPLFRDFIGAALKLARSGPVAEPPLVVRR